CGTCGCAGTTCTGGCACGCGGGGCGGCTCAGCGGCGAGGGCACGACCCGACCGTTCGCCACGTAGAGGACGAACTCGTGGCCGTCGGCGTCGGTGTGGTGCTCTATCTCGAAGGCCTGCTCCCAGCCGTGCCCGCAGCGCATGCAGGCGAAGGAGTACGACTCGTTGACGACGGCGCTCGCGCCGCCGCGGAGGCCGGTCTGCCCTGTGATCTCACTCATGACCGCTCCTGTTGGTCCGCTGGTGGAACCGCTCAAGTCCCGTCATCCAGTGGACGCCTCGCCCGGAGCGAATGCACCCGACCTGTGCACTGTTGAAGCCGATTTGGGCGTCCCTTGCCACAACGCCCGGCGTCCTTTGCCCGCACATGGGGCGCACGCTCAGACGACATGCGCCCTGCTCAGAGGGGGTGTGAGCCCCTTCACAACACCCGGGCAACAGCCGTCACAGATTCCCGCCGACGACCGTCACAGATTCCCGCCGACGACCGTGACGGAGCCCCGCCGACGACCCGTCACAGAGCCCCGGCGTTCTTCGCCGCCACCACCGCGTCGAACACGTCGCGCTTCGGCAGCCCCGCCTCCGCCGCCACCGCCGCGATGGCCTCCTTACGGCGCTCGCCCGCCTCCTCGCGCACCCGCACCCGCCGCACCAGCTCCGTCGCGTCGAGCTCCTCGGGCCCGCGCTCGGGCGCCCCGGTGACGACGACGGTGATCTCGCCCCGCACGCCCTCGGCCGCCCACTCCGCCAGCTCGCCGAGCGGACCGCGCTTCACCTCTTCGTACGTCTTGGTCAGCTCCCGGCACACGGCGGCCCGTCGGTCCGTGCCGAACACCTCGGCCATCGCGGCGAGGGTGTCGTCGAGCCGGTGCGGGGCCTCGAAGTACACGAGGGTCCTGCGTTCCTCCGCGACCTCCCGCAGCCGGGACAGCCGCTCCCCCGCCTTCCTCGGCAGGAACCCCTCGAAGCAGAACCGGTCGACGGGCAGCCCGGAAAGGGCCAGCGCGGTGAGCACCGCGGACGGGCCGGGGACGGCGGTGACGCGGATGTCCTGCTCGACGGCCGCGGCGACCAGCCGGTACCCGGGGTCGGAGACCGACGGCATCCCCGCGTCGGTGACGAGCAGCACCCGTGCGCCGCCCACCAGATCCGCGACCAGCTCGGGAGTACGGGCGGACTCGTTGCCCTCGAAGTAGGACACGACACGCCCCTTGGGCGTCACGCCCAGCGCCTGGGTCAGCCGCCGCAGTCGGCGGGTGTCCTCGGCGGCGATCACGTCGGCGCCGGTCAGCTCCTCGGCGAGACGGGGCGGGGCGTCGGAGACGTCACCGATGGGAGTACCGGCGAGAACGAGGATTCCGGGCGTAGCTGTCACGTTTCCATCCTCGCAGGGCCGAGCAGGGCCCATGCACGGGACTCACACAGACCTGTTCCCTACGATGGCGCGGTGACCAGTACCGCGTCCTCCATGGACTCCACGGACTACCGGCAGGGCCGGACGCCGCCCGACCAGCGGCCGTCGTGGCAGCAACGGCTGCGCCGCTTCGGATACACCGCGGAGCCGTCCGCCGACGTCCGGGAGCGGCTGGTGCCGCCGTTCGCGCAGCCCAGCCCGCGGTTGTGGCGGGCGCTGGGCCTTCCACCGCTGTGGACGGACCGGATCGCGCGCTGGTCGTCCTGGGGCGGTCCGCTGCTGGTCACACTGCTGGCGGGCGTGCTCCGGTTCTGGCACCTGGGCAGCCCCAAGGCGGTGATATTCGACGAGACGTACTACGCCAAGGACGCGTGGGCGGTCGTCCACCGCGGGTTCGAGGTCAACTGGGACAAGAACGCCAACGACGTCATCCTCTCCTCCGGCGGGCACGTCACGATCCCGACGGACGCGGCGTACGTCGTGCATCCGCCGGTCGGCAAGTACGTGATCGGGCTGGGCGAACTGCTCTTCGGGTTCGACCCGTTCGGCTGGCGGTTCATGACGGCGGTGCTCGGCACGCTCAGTGTCCTGCTGCTGTGCCGGATCGGCCGCCGGATCTTCCGCTCCACCTTCCTGGGCTGCCTGGCGGGCGCGCTGATGGCGGTCGACGGGCTCGCCTTCGTGATGAGCCGCACCTCGCTGCTCGACGGCGTGCTGATGTTCTTCGTGCTGGCGGCGTTCGGCTGCCTGGTGGTCGACCGGGACAAGGCACGCGAGAAACTCGCCGCCGCGCTCCCGCTCGACGCGGACGGCCGCTGCCGCCCCGACCCGCACATCGCGGAGACCACCCGCCTGGGCCGGCGGCCCTGGCGCTGGGGCGCGGGCCTGATGCTGGGCCTGGCCATCGGCACGAAGTGGAACGGCCTGTACATCCTGGTGGCGTTCTGCCTGATGGCCGTGTTGTGGGACGTCGGCTCGCGCAAGGTGGCGGGCGCCCGCCGCCCGTACCTGGCGGTGCTGAAGCGCGACACGGGCTTCGCGTTCCTGGCCACGGTCCCGGTCGCGCTGGTCACCTACCTGGTGTCGTGGACGGGCTGGATCCTGTCCGCCACCGACGGCAAGGGCGGCTACTACCGCAACTGGGCGGCCACCGACGGCAAGGGCGGCAACTGGACCTGGCTGTTCCCCGACTGGTGGCGCAGCCTGTGGCACTACGAGCACGAGGTCTACGAGTTCCACACCCACCTCACCTCGCCGCACACGTACCAGTCGAACCCGTGGAGCTGGCTCGTCCTCGGCCGCCCGGTCTCGTACTTCTACGAGTCCCCCACCCCGGGCCAGGACGGCTGTCCGACCGACGCGGGCGAGAAGTGCGCCCGCGAGGTCCTCGCGATCGGCACACCGCTGCTGTGGTGGGCGGCCTGCTTCGCGGTCCTCTACGTCCTGTGGCGCTGGCTCTTCCGCCGCGACTGGCGCGCCGGCGCGATCGTCTGCGGCATCGCGGCCGGCTATCTGCCGTGGTTCATGTACCAGGAACGCACGATCTTCCTCTTCTACGCCGTCGTCTTCCTGCCCTTCCTGTGCCTGGCGGTGGCGATGATGATCGGCGCGCTCGTCGGCCCCCCGGGTTCCAGCGACACCCGCCGCGTGGCAGGCGCCACCGGCGCAGGCGTCCTCGTCCTGCTCATCGCCTGGAACTTCATCTACTTCTGGCCCCTGTACACGGGGCAGGCGATCCCGATCGACGACTGGCGTTCACGTATGTGGCTGGATACGTGGGTCTAACGATTGCGGAAACTCTCGCCCCACACACCCCCCTTTCCGCTTACTGTGAGCCTGAGGGATTTTTCTGAACGCGTTCAGAAACGCCCGCGAGGGTGGGCGACGGGGACAACGGGGAGGGCGTACATGCGCAAGGGGGCCAAGGCAGCGATAGTCGGCTCGGTCTTCGCGGTGATGGTGGGCGGGGCCGGGTACGGGGCCTTCAACATCGTGAACGCGCTGAACGGGGGCGGGAGCGGGGCCGACGGGTCGGGGGGCAGCGAGCCGGTGGTCGTGAAGACCGGGCCGCCCAGCGGGTCCGAGGTGAAGGACACCAGCACCAAGTTCTTCGCGGCCTGGGAGAAGGGGCAGGCCGTGGCGGCCGCCGATCTCACCAACAACGCGGCGAAGGCCGAGCCCCTGCTGACCTCCTACAGCCAGTCGGCGCACATCACCGGCGTGAAGATCACACCGGGCGCGGCGGTGGGCGACAGCGTGCCCTTCACGGTCAAGGCGACGGTGTCGTACGAGGGGAAGTCCAAGCCGCTCACCTACAAGAGCGAGCTGACGGTCGTACGGGGCGTCACCACCGGTAAGGCGCTGGTGGACTGGGCGCCGTCGGTCGTCCACCCCGAGCTGAAGGCCATGGACGACACCCTGGTCACGGGCTCGTCGGCGGCGCCGTCGATCGAGGCCGTGGACCGTGACGGCAAGGTGCTCACGAAGGAGAAGTACCCCTCCCTGGGGCCGATCCTGGACCAGCTGCGCGCCAAGTACGGGGACAAGGCGGGCGGGACGGCCGGCGTCGAGCTGGCGATCAGACACGCCACCCCGGACACCGCCGACACCCCGCTGCTGACCCTCGCCGAGGGCAAGACGGGCAAGGTGCCCACCACCCTCAGCGCCGACGTGCAGGCGGCCGCGGAGAAGGCGGTGCAGAAGTACGACCAGTCCTCGGTGGTGGCCGTCAAGCCGAGCACCGGTGAGGTGCTGGCGGTCGCCAACAACCGGACGGACGGCTGGAACGCCGCGTTCCTGGGCGAGGTCGCGCCCGGCTCCACCATGAAGATCATCAGCGCGGCCACCCTCATCGACAACGGGCTCACCACCGCGAACGGCCCCGCGCCCTGTCCGCCCTCGGCCGTCTCCGAGAGCCAGACCTTCCAGAACATCACCGGCATGAAGCCGAACGAGAACGCGACCCTCGCCGAGAGCTTCGCCCGCTCCTGCAACACGGCGTTCGTGAAGTTCGCGGACGAGGTGAAGGTCGACTCGCTGACGAACGAGGCCCGGGACCGCTTCGGGATCGGCCTCGACTGGCAGACCGGCATCCCGTCCTTCGACGGCTCGGTCCCGGCCGCCGGCGGCCCGGACACCGCGGCCGGACTGATCGGCCAGGGCCAGGTCCAGATGAACCCGCTGAACATGGCGTCGGTCACGGCGACCGCGATGACGGGCACCTTCCGGCAGCCGGTGATCGTGCCGCTCGGCCTCGACGGCCGTGAACCGGCACACGCGCGTGGCC
The sequence above is a segment of the Streptomyces asoensis genome. Coding sequences within it:
- a CDS encoding dolichyl-phosphate-mannose--protein mannosyltransferase → MTSTASSMDSTDYRQGRTPPDQRPSWQQRLRRFGYTAEPSADVRERLVPPFAQPSPRLWRALGLPPLWTDRIARWSSWGGPLLVTLLAGVLRFWHLGSPKAVIFDETYYAKDAWAVVHRGFEVNWDKNANDVILSSGGHVTIPTDAAYVVHPPVGKYVIGLGELLFGFDPFGWRFMTAVLGTLSVLLLCRIGRRIFRSTFLGCLAGALMAVDGLAFVMSRTSLLDGVLMFFVLAAFGCLVVDRDKAREKLAAALPLDADGRCRPDPHIAETTRLGRRPWRWGAGLMLGLAIGTKWNGLYILVAFCLMAVLWDVGSRKVAGARRPYLAVLKRDTGFAFLATVPVALVTYLVSWTGWILSATDGKGGYYRNWAATDGKGGNWTWLFPDWWRSLWHYEHEVYEFHTHLTSPHTYQSNPWSWLVLGRPVSYFYESPTPGQDGCPTDAGEKCAREVLAIGTPLLWWAACFAVLYVLWRWLFRRDWRAGAIVCGIAAGYLPWFMYQERTIFLFYAVVFLPFLCLAVAMMIGALVGPPGSSDTRRVAGATGAGVLVLLIAWNFIYFWPLYTGQAIPIDDWRSRMWLDTWV
- the rsmI gene encoding 16S rRNA (cytidine(1402)-2'-O)-methyltransferase, whose protein sequence is MGPARPCEDGNVTATPGILVLAGTPIGDVSDAPPRLAEELTGADVIAAEDTRRLRRLTQALGVTPKGRVVSYFEGNESARTPELVADLVGGARVLLVTDAGMPSVSDPGYRLVAAAVEQDIRVTAVPGPSAVLTALALSGLPVDRFCFEGFLPRKAGERLSRLREVAEERRTLVYFEAPHRLDDTLAAMAEVFGTDRRAAVCRELTKTYEEVKRGPLGELAEWAAEGVRGEITVVVTGAPERGPEELDATELVRRVRVREEAGERRKEAIAAVAAEAGLPKRDVFDAVVAAKNAGAL
- a CDS encoding penicillin-binding transpeptidase domain-containing protein, encoding MRKGAKAAIVGSVFAVMVGGAGYGAFNIVNALNGGGSGADGSGGSEPVVVKTGPPSGSEVKDTSTKFFAAWEKGQAVAAADLTNNAAKAEPLLTSYSQSAHITGVKITPGAAVGDSVPFTVKATVSYEGKSKPLTYKSELTVVRGVTTGKALVDWAPSVVHPELKAMDDTLVTGSSAAPSIEAVDRDGKVLTKEKYPSLGPILDQLRAKYGDKAGGTAGVELAIRHATPDTADTPLLTLAEGKTGKVPTTLSADVQAAAEKAVQKYDQSSVVAVKPSTGEVLAVANNRTDGWNAAFLGEVAPGSTMKIISAATLIDNGLTTANGPAPCPPSAVSESQTFQNITGMKPNENATLAESFARSCNTAFVKFADEVKVDSLTNEARDRFGIGLDWQTGIPSFDGSVPAAGGPDTAAGLIGQGQVQMNPLNMASVTATAMTGTFRQPVIVPLGLDGREPAHARGLSSGTVQQLRSMMNRTATSGTAAEVMAGLSGRIGAKTGSAEVDGQNKSDSWFTGYRGDVAAAAMTQDGGHGVDASGPIVVDVLRAG